From the Leishmania braziliensis MHOM/BR/75/M2904 contig, possible fusion of chromosomes 20 and 34 genome, the window CGCTTTCGTAGTGGCCTGTGTCTGTAGTGCAGCCTCGTGACTACTGTGTGGCATTCAAACCCCTACTCCCTCCTACGGAAGCGGACCCCACTCGGCGCGGCACTGTCAATCCATacacccccctttttttggAAATCCCGTccttctctccacctcttcccttACTGTTTCCACGTGGCCATTTGCTTTatggtctctctctgttcccGACTGATTGCCTGGAAACGATGACTCAAAGAGCCCACACCCTCCCGTCTCGGTTGcatttttcctctttttttttttcttcgtcgcCACCGgggagcagcacacacgtGTATGAGCTCCTGCGCAAAGCTACTCTCAACTCATGTAGCTGACTCCTCATCCGCAGCAACGCTCTACTCCATAGATCATCTGTCAACGACGCTGAAGTGCCAACACATACAcagctacacacacacagtgcgCACCTGTGCCGCAGTATGAGCTTACAGGCCCATTTCTCACTGCAGTTGCCTCTCTATCGCTATCGCCTTTTAAGAAAATTTCgggctctctttctctctctctctctcttcgtctcGGTGTTCTGATCGTTGTTTAGTGTGGCATGTGTTGCCTGTGTTGTTTCGCTGGTTCCTCGCCACTCATTGTAGAGCCAGTCGTCTGCGTAGATTCACaagaacaacagcaacaaagAGCGCAGTGGGATAGCGACTTTATGCTTTGGCAGTGCACCTAACATAGACGCCTTCGCCCTCTTCGCTCCACCCACTCCCTCTTTTACGACGTATCGACTTATCAGCGATGGAAGCCCCAAGCACCCTCAACAGCTACCTCTCCTTAGTCGATGACTTCTTCCGAAAGACATTTCGCGAGGACAGCTGCCTCTTCGTGGCCCTCAAGTCGCGGCAGTACTCGGAATCCATCCTTGGTGTGAACATGTTTGCTAAGGAGGCGGCCACCATATCTGCTGATGCGCCGTTCACCCCGAAGATGGAGTCAGGAAGCAAGCTAGCATTCGCAGCCGCGCCATCCGTCGCGGAGAAAACTCCAACACGCGTCAAAaattttctttctctctctcctcgaatggcgctgcaccgtgaCGGTACAGCGGATGGCAAGATGAAGGTGGCATATGAGTTTTATTTgccgcgcgtgtgccgactgcagcaggcgctcaCTTTGagcagccgcggcaccgTCACCGTGGTGGGAAATGTGAAGGAGCTTATGGAAGGTCTCACAGCAGGTGTGCGAGCGTCGGTGAATACCATCATGCCGGCCTCCGAGGACGTGACGCTGGGTCAGATTCACTACAAGCGCGGCGACAAGTACTCGTCTCTCGCCTACCAGCGCAATGGCCTTGGAAGCAGCAATCTTCTGTTGGACTGCGGCATCACCTTCTTCAACCTCCTCCTCGGAGCAGGGTTCGAGCGGCGACAGCTCTCTTTCCtggagcagagagaggggtccGGGCCGCTGGACGTCATGTACGTGGGCGCCGGGTTCACTGGGGTGAACTGGTCCATTGCCGCGAAAATGGTCCGCTCGAACGATGCCTGGTCGAATGCGCGTCTGGCCTTGCTACAACGACTTTCGTCTAACACCGCTGTTGCGTGCCAGTACAACTTTGACCTTGTCGAGGCCGTTGCAAAGGTGTCTCTCGGTTTCACACAAGGGATTCAAATTCGAGTACCGACGTTGATTCAGACCAAGAGCACCGCTCCGATACTAGTGAGCACCTCTGGTGGCGCGCCGTCGTCACCATTAACTCCGCAAGTAGCTGAGACTGCGCTGCCAGTGATCCCCACGTGGAGCACTCCTGTCCCCTTCTTAGTAGCAGCAAAGGCTGAAAGCGACGGCAACTGCTCAGCGACGTTGCGCGGGCTCTTTAACAACTCCATCCGCTGGGGCGTAGTGGTGCAAAAGAACTTACTCGATGACACATCTGTGGTCCAGTACGGTCTCACCCTCTCCATGGAGTGCGACTCATAGACTGGAGTAGCCCTCTCCgacacaggggggggggagaggcatGCTCGATCTGACACCTGAACTGGCGAGCTCcgaaagagagcagcaatAGATGCATAAATAAGGAAGTACTTCTCATGTTGGTTGACAATAATGATGTCGATGTGCGAGATGACGTCCGCACCACGCCACGACCATACACGGCCCACAGATGCGCCCGTGTGCTGGTGCTAAGCAAAGGGCGTGCAGCAATGCGTATATATTCCCCAAGTTACCTATGAGTACACACCGGCAAAACCGATGGTACAGTCGATACGTATACGTGTAGACATTTTTGTTTTTCGCAACAGCGAAaccaccttctcctttctttaCAAGAATTGAGCTCCAACCACTCTGGAGCCCGTCCCccggtgggtggggggaggacgGGGAGCGTCGTGGTGCTGGGCGGCGCCCTCGCAAAGGGAGCTCGCCACTCTTGCTGCATGGGACGGTGGGGGCCACGGGCCCTTAACGGTACCAGCGCGTGGTGGGACAGTGCGGGACAGACGTGCAGGAGGGCCCTTGGGCCCCTTCGCCgcggagcagcgcgcgcgtgcgccctctctcgcacTCGCGAGTGTACGGGCATGGCGGCGGGCTTGCTCGTGGTAGTGCCTCgcgagcagaaaaaaaaaggggaagagaactTCTGCATCGACTCTCTGAGAGAGCTCTGCCTTGATGTCTTGTGGGGACATTTTTATCGACGATCGTCGCCTTGACTCAGGTTATTACAACGCTGTTGTATCCACGTGCTGTAGCGCTTCTAGGGCTTTTTATTTCACTCGTTGCTTTTCGTTGGTAGTCCTCTTGGAGGCATTTTATCTGTAAATGAAGTTGAGTGCGATGCAGAGCGTGCACGGGCGTCgcttgtttcttttttggGTGCTAGTTTCTACGACAGCTTTGTGCCGCTGTGTGCTCTGTGCCGTTGTGGTGGTTGTTCCGTTGCGCATGTATGCGGTGCTTAACGTGTGAGGAATGCTGCCGGTAGCGAATATGTTAGCTTGCTGGGagtttctcttttttgtttacCAACATACGGACGAGTCAAGTGCCCGTTTCGTCGCCCCTGACGTCCTTCTGCCTTGTGTGAGAGGTTGGAAGCGTTGTGCTAGCTTTCCCTAGCATTCGACCACCTCCCTTGTGCCGCTGAGGCACAGCAACGTGGGCTTTCCTTTGTCCACGttctccccccacccttcCTGTACCTTTTCTGATGGGGAGCACCCATGtgtttcctcctcttcctctcccccttttttagTGGCACAAGCCCCAGTGGTTTCTTATGGTCCACTATGTACGCCACCTTGACGGCAGCGAAAATCGTATTTAGCAGGCTTCCTAAGCTGGGTACTTGTTACGCTGACACACCCAGTCACACGCTTAACAGATTACCTGGTGGTGGACACCGACAAGAGTAGACTGTGCATCTTCGAGCAAAAGCCGGCTAGTCAAAAGGCTTAATAACTGACCGGAAACGATGTAGGTCGTGAGAAAGTCCACAGCCCCTTCACTCGTTCCATTTGCATCTCAAAACTTGacaggcgtgcgtgcgtaaTTGCGGAACACGACTCCCGCGTTGTGCAATTACGAAAACAAACCGAAAAGAGGGCGTCTTAGTTGGTGGGAAGCAAAAGAGCCGCCCTCTTTTACTACGTTGAGCGCACACGGAGTCTGCACGTCATTCATGCCGATCTAATCGATCGGAcgtctcccttccctctctctccaagACCGAAATACCGCAGCATGGCACCACGTCATCACTCATACCTTGATATCCTAGGAGGCAGCGACACACTACATCATGTCTGGGGTGGGCGCTGCCCTTGTAAAAAAGCTCCCCATCTTGAGGGAGTCAAGGGCACGGAACGCGGCCGTGTCAATCTTTTGCGTTTTGGCCATTATCGTCGTTCGTTTCTTGTACCGCTATGTTCACCCATTACCGAAGGGCACGAAGCGAATCAGCAGtagaagcagccgcagccccAAAAAGAAGAAGCACAACAGCAGAGACGATAGTGACAGAAGTAGCGGTGAAGGCGACCGATCGACGAAGCAGCGAAAAACAGACTCCTTGCTGCCTACGGTGCTCATGCTAATAGGGATCCACGGCAGTGGCAAGAGTTTCTGGGCGAAACGGTACACCGAAATTGTCCACAAGTCGTACATCATTGTCTCCTCGGATGCCATCCGTAGCCGTCTTACGGGCACCATCGACAACTTTACGAGAGAGGACGAAGTCGAAGAGAAGCTACTCGAGGAGGTGACGCGCACGCTGGAGCTGCGGCGTAGCTGTATCGTGGACGACTGCCAGCACAATCTATCACCGGAATTTCGGACAAAGCTGAAGGCTTTGGCAGTAAATGGAAAGGCGAACCGCGTGGTGAAGATCTTCTCTGTGAAACCCTCGTACGCCATGATGCGTATACAGAGCGATGTCGAGGAGGGAATAGTGCGCTACATCCCTACCATGGTGGAGATTGAGAAGCAAGTCGAGCGTGTGGCAGAGTTCGAAAAAACGTACAAGGATGACGGCTGGGTGAAAAACTGAGTAATGGCAGATGACAGCCGACTATGCAGGGAAAGAAGACACCTCTTTCACAGGAGGGGTTACGCATGGCAAGACGGACATGCACTCACCAGCCTCTCTGAGTCTGCTGAATGAGTCACTGTTTTCTTTTCGGATGAGCAGCAGATAAGGCACAGAGGCACTGTAGCTGTGCATATGTCATGTTTGTTCTTCGAGCTGAAAACTGTCTTGCATCTCTATCTCCCCTGTGACgtacgtatgtgtgtgtgtgtgtgtttgctccTTTGCGTTATCGTAGATGTTTGTGCATTTGTGGCTTCTCTTTCACTTAGGCCTGCATCCTTTGCATTGCTCTACCCAACTCCCATCCTCCATCTTTCTAACGATCATGCCTAtgcttttttctcttctgtcCTCATAGATCAGTTTCATCCAACAACGTGCACAGTAGCAACAAGAAGAGTCGGTATGATTGGCATACGGAAGTTGAACTCAAAGCTGCGGCCAATGCCAACACCTTTTGTTTTCGCTATTAAGCATGTCCCCCTCGCACTTCCGGGGTGCTTGTAGCTGCTGCCCTCGAGCTGGCAAATATACTGTACTAATTTTGCACTTGAtggccgccagcaccgcagcagcttcggtgcacaccctcctctttttctctcgtgAGACTGGAAGGAAGGCAGCATGTTGATTTGTGATCGGCGTGAGTTATGCGGAGCGCGCCTCACTTCTTTCCGTTTACTTCCTTTCCGAAACTCGCTGCTCGCACTTTTGCTTCTGTGAGCAAATCTTCCCAGTCAACGTCTCCCTCTGCTcatcgtctctctctctttacctcCTGACACTGGGCTCGCCGTCGGTCACTgcacacctctctcccttcatggcgtcgctctcccccttctcccccctgATTACCGCCCAATCTGGCCTCCACATACCATCCCTTTCTTGCCTCttcccctgtctctctccacacTCCGTGTGCGTGCTAATGTGAGCACATGTGGGCAAGTGTATCCTCTCTTTTCATCCTCCTCGTTTCTTCATTCGGTAATATTTGTCGTTTCTTTTGTTCAATTTtatttcttttcttcctcttcagAGTTTTGATTGTTGTCTATCGTCTCGCCCAAGCGCGGTTGTCTTGTTCTCAGCTCCGCAGCTGTGCCTTTGCCATTGTGTTTAGCGTTTTATCGTGCTGATTTTTCTTTTTACtgccgaaaaaaaaaagaggaaatcAATTTCTAATTGGGCACCAAAAtcgaagagaaagcgagtgCTTGAAAGTCGCCTCTGGGTACAGTTCGCGTACTTCACTCGAACCTTTGTTCGTCATTcactcgcctcctccctcctcccaccacaCTGTCGCACAGACATCCGCTGCTGTGAGTCGCAGCATTGGCGAAGCACAAACCGCCGTCTGTCCTTTTATGTTTGGTCTTTATGCTCAATTGTGTTTATTcaaagggagaggaaaaagaaaacgaataagcgcagagacagcagcgcacatCTGCAGCTTTGACCCTCTTGAAAAGGAATTAAACGCGTACTTACCACGACACAGAGCGTGGAGCACAAAGGCGCAATACAGTAAAGTAACTAAAAGATGACATCCGTATCTCCCATGAACCACTCCCACATTGTGATGGAGGCGGCCCTCTCCGTCATGGCGTACAGTTTCTGCAGTGTGAGCATGATTCTCGTGAACAAGCTGATCATGAACACCTACGACATGAACTTTCCATTTGGAATTTTGTTACTGCAGACCGGTGGTGCGCTGATGATTGTGACACTGGCGAAAGCAACGCGCTTTATTGACTACTCAGCCTTCTCGCTGGACGTGGCGAAGCAGTGGCTCCCCCTCACTCTGCTCTTTGTGTCAATGCTCTCTACGTCCATGAAGAGCTTAGGCTCCATGTCCGTCGCGGCACAGACGATTATCAAAAACTTGGCTGTTGTCTTCATCGCACTCGGCGACAAGTTCCTCTACGGCAAGGCCCAAACTCCATCAGTGTACGTGTCGTTTGCGTTGATGTTCTTTGGCAGCTACCTCGGCGCCAAGGGTGATAAGTGGGTGACGCCATGGGGTCTCTTCTGGACGTTTCTCAACATCGCGGCCACCGTCTTGTACACGTTGTACATGAAGACGATGCTCGGCTCGGTAAGTAACTCGATTGGCCGTTATGGTCCTGTCTTCTACAACAACCTGCTGTCCTTGCCCTTTTTCCTGGTCATGGGTGTCGGTGAAATCATGCCGTTTGCGACTGCCATTAGTGAGACCACCTCGCTCGGGAAGCTGGTGCTCGTCTTCTCGGTGCTAGTGAGCTCCGTCATGACCTTCTCTGTCTTCTGGTGCATGTCTATTACCTCCCCGACCACAATGAGCGTCATCGGATCGCTAAATAAAATTCCCCTCACGTTTCTAGGAATGCTTGTGTTCCACCAGTTCCCCACTGCCACAGGGTATGTGGGCATCGTTGTCGCCCTCGCTGCAGGCTTCCTATACACGCACCTCAACATTACCGCAAACCGCGCCAAGTCCGCCACCGATGCCGAGAATCACAGGCAGCAAACTAAGATGAATTCATCACCATTTGCTGTACTTGCGCccgaagaggagaagaacaTCGACACCGTCAAATCTGTGTAGTGaacagcagtagcagcagctgcgggggAAGCCCTAGACGCCATTGAAGACTTGGTAATAGTGCGCAAAGAGCGACGAAAAGGAGCAACTGTGAGAACACACGTGACTAACAACCCAAGAGAAAAGTAGACATTCATGTGCATATTGTGAGTAATGGGTGATTTTTACACGCCACACAGCACAGCCGCTTCATAACGCAGCACTGCCTATTTGCTTGACCAGTTCCGTCTTCACGCCACAGAtgctattttttttttttttcacttgAACACCAGCTTTCAGGATGTATCTTCGAAGTCGGCCACTCGACTGAAATCATCTGCCAGTACCAAACAGGCACGTTCAAAAGTGCCGACAGAGAACCCCCTTATCCCTTTCTACTTTTATCTTTTGATCGATtgcccgccaccacccatGATGACAGGCGTCGATCTCATTGGGTGGCATTCCAGGGCCCAGTGCCCCACTCCACGGGTAGACCGCGAGCCTGCAGCCTGCCCTCGGGTACCATTTTGCGGGGACTTGTGGTGCCGGCGGGCAGACCTGGGCGGCCGTTGGGCGGTAGGGACGTGCGACCATGAGGACATTCGTATGCGCTCACTAGGAATTGCGTCGACGATTCAACGCGTGCACGCGTCCGCCTACTGGCTCTCTGCTTTGGCGGCGGAGCGCTGATGTCGGGCGTAGACCTCGACGTGGCCTGTGGTGTGCGCCACGGAGTGGCGGTGGGGATGAGCGGCGACCGCTACCTGAGCGCGGAAGGCAGCAGGTCAGCCCGTTGTTGGCGGTGTTCCGCCGGCGTTAATGTCAACTCCGGAttcgttttcctcctctccccccccctgggttcttaccccccccctccaacgTTGGCCGAGGTTAGGTAGGGATGGTAACATTGACATTAACTCGGGAGGGAAAAAACAGCTCCAGAATTTCAGACACCATCACCCAATTCAATAATAAACTATATTATATTTATACACATCTTCGGCTCGCGCATACCGCAACGGAAAACAGAAACCCACTACCTCAAGTCACCCCCTCTAAGTTACGTACTTATTTGTTGTAACATCGTCTATGTCACTAACTATTCTGATCCCCCTAAACGCAATCTAATTTGCGTTTGTGACGCGTATTTGgagtcgcagcagctgcgggtcATCACTCCCCCCACCACTACCTGTCAGAGAGATAGCAGGCAAGAGGAGCTGCTGTGAGAGTGTGCGCAACGCGCAAGCATGCACGCATGTGCTCGTGTACACTTTTAGCATAGTGGGAGGTGACGCCCCTCTTTTGCTGTTTGCTTCTCCTATCTCTATGCCGCGCTCACGTGCATGCAAATCCACACTCGCGCAGAAGCCGACAACACCGCCAATAGCGAAACAAATATAACAAAATACCCCATCCCCCATCCCctcaagaaaaaaagaaaaaagtgaagaagagaaaaaaaaaaacatatTTTTACCTCTTTTCCGCCTCGTCGTCTTTATTTTTGGCTGCTCTGCTTTCACCTTTGTTGTTAGTTCCTGCTCGTTgctcctctgctcctcttctaAGCGAGCAATTTCTGGGGTTGTGCTGACCGTAAAGCTCGTGTGTCGCTGTTGTTCGATCCGCTGCACTGGTGCGATGAGGATACTGCGGTTGCGGGTCACtactgcgtgtgtctgtgttaTGTACTGTGCCCTTGTCTTGTGagtagagagagacgtgcaaagcagcaaaaaaaaaaagaatgcGGAGATGAATCGAAGATGTTTCACAACAACCCCTTTGAACAGGTGAAAGTTGGATGGACAGAGAGACGGGAACACACCGACAGACACATATTTGGGTTTTCGAGAAGAGGGAGTAGAGTGCCCAGAAGTGGATCTAAGCTGGACTTTTcgacgcggcggcaacaCAGAAGCACCtcacctcttctcttgtgacacacacacacacacacacacaaagaaagacagagagaacgTATCGCGCGACAAGCATTTTCTCCCGTGATGTGCTACACCAGCCTTGGCTTATATTCTTTGGGTGAAGGTGGGTCACTTCGCGAACGCCCATCTTGTCCGAAAGGAGGCAAGGGTGTGATCCTCAAGCCTTGTCGTGCGTCACGTTCCTCACATACCACAGGCCCGTATACGAAGAGCCGAGGCTTATTGTTGCCTTTTTTGCAGTTCGGCGCTGCAGTCTCGGCAATGCAGCAGCAAAGCCGTGCATTGAGGTCAAGGACAGGTCTATGGGTGCGGACACACTGAAGAGCGAGGCTcttccattttttttcctcctctcgctgtgCTCACCGTCCAGCGTAAAGCAGAAGCCGGAAAACCGGTACAGGGAAGTTTGTTTAACGAGCACGCTACTAAAGTGTTGGACGTGAGATACATGCAAGAAAACACACCAAACAACTGCATATGTGCAGCCGAACACTCTCACTACAGAGTTTAACCGCTATTGCATTTTCTAGCTTCAGTATTTGCTCTTCGTTACCGCCAGTCCCTACAAGCTCCTCGGTACTGCTCAGATTGTACAGTATCCTGCGAAGCTGTTCCTGACATAcacttctcttttgtgtTTCTACTTGTCTTTATCATCCTCTCTGCTACTCCTTTCATATCATTGTGTATCTAGGCGCCTGCTGATAGTCAGCCTCTCATTGGGTGGCATTCCAGGGCCCAGTGCCCCACTCCACGGGTAGACCGCGAGCCTGCAGCCTGCCCTCGGGTACCATTTTGCGGGGACTTGTGGTGCCGGCGGGCAGACCTGGGCGGCCGTTGGGGGGTAGGGACGTGCGACCATGAGGACATTCGTATGCGCTCACTAGGAATTGCGTCGACGATTCAACGCGTGCACGCGTCCGCCTACTGGCGGTCTGCTTTGGCGGCGGAGCGCTGATGTCGGGCGTAGGCCTGGACGTGGCCTGTGGTGTGCGCCGCGGAGTGGCGGTGGGGATGAGCGGCGACCGCTACCTGAGCGCGGAAGGGAGCAGGTCAGCGCgttggtggcggtgtgccgGCGGGAGTGAGGGCGACACCCGGCAGCGCTCCCCGCTCGCGCCTCACCGGGGCCCAGCCCCACGCCCTCCAAAGCGTTCGCGATGGGTAGCCTCGGGATGGCACGCTGCGACCGCGCCCCGGGCGTCGACAGAGCGCGCCCCGTGAGTGTCAAGGCGCTCCCGGTGCACGGCACGAGAGCGCCGCCGAGCATTTGCACACGGATGCTGACTCCGCGCCCTACCGCCCGGCGACGCGTACCCGAAGTCGGTGCAGGCCACTCGTGCGAGCGCTCCCGCGACGGCTGCGCGGCCACGCGGGAGGCAGGGCCCGCGATGGGCCAAGATAGGagccgtgtgtgtggagggcgCACGCGCGTTGGACTCAGTTGATGGCGGTGctggggggggaggtgggggttGAACGTCGACGCGGACCATACTCGCGGAGCCATGGATTTGCTGGACGAACGTGTTGCCTGCGTTTGCCTCCGCACGAGGAGGTCGACGATGGCCGCGCCTCCGTGCGGAGCTCCGCGGGGCTCTGCCCACGGCCCCCTCCTGTCGCCTGCAGTCAAGGATGGCATACGAGCCACACTGGAGCCCGTCCCccggtggggggaggaggggggggcgtcGTGGTGCTGGGCGGCGCCCTCGCAAAGGGAGCTCGCCGCTCTTGCTGCATGGGACGGTGGGGGCCACGGGCCCTTAACGGTGCCAGCGCGTGGTGGGACAGTGCGggacagagaggcagcgcgTCAGGCGCGGGCGCGGTGCGTGGCCCGCTGGGCGCGTGGCTCTCGATTCGCCGATAGGTTGGCACTTTCCAGACGAGCAGGAGGCAGCCGTAGGGCGACCGAGGCACGGGTGTACGCGCATGGCGGCGGGCTTGCTCGTGGCAGAGCGCCGCGTTCCAGGAAAGCGTGGCTGCGTTGCCGCACGCTTTATggtggctgttgctgcgcgGCGCTTCCTGGTCAGTGGGCGTGCGGAGGGTGCGCGGTGCACGGCCGGCGTGTGATTTGTGCCTTTCGTGCGGTGGCCGAGAGCgcccccccttctcttccctttttgtttttggtTGGGCTCACTTCAGTGGAGGCGTCttcgtgcctctctctcctgcgcgCGAGAGCCCTGTGCTATTCCGCGTTGGGGTCGCTCTGTTGTGGCCGTTAGgtccgtgtgcgtgtgtgtgtgtgtgcgggaaTGTCGACTGGAATACAGGGGGCATGGTCGTGggcgctgctctccctctctgtgcactTTTTTCCTTGGCGATGACGCCGCCTGGGACAGCCTGGTGGCAAAGAAAGCGAGGATGAGCGCTGTCACCTCACGGCGGGCATGACGGCATCGCCTTGAACCGGACGTTGCTGTTGAGATGCTCCGTGTGTGGTGCGGGCGAGGACACCCCGCCTGCGTGGGCCGCCGTGGGCGCCATCCTGTGCACGGCCCTCTCTCGAGCACCGCGGCACTTCCGCCCTACTCTCCGCACCTGTGTGTGCCATCTCCTGGAAGGGTGTGACGAGACGAGCGTGTGGCAGAGCAGAAAGCCGCCTCCGAACCCACACCGAGCCGAGCGACAGAGCGGCAGCCGGGTCCAAGAGGGagtggcgctgcaggtgcttTGTGCTGCGCAAGCTGTGCCTCacccgctctctccttccatTTCTTCGTCTCTCTATCCGCACACACCGCGtctcccccgcctctctgcgcctgcacccccccccccccactcctcgCATTCCACCGCCGACGTACTCGATCCATGTGATGCCGCCCACGGCCAGTGGGTCACTGGTGCCTGcctcccgctctccctctgcacGCGTGGCAGGAAAGGTCTCCTGCTGCGTGCTTTTCTTTGCGGTGGACCTGTTTTCCACCTCGTGCGCGAAGCTGGTCTCGAGGTACGGGGGACTGGTACACCGCACCTGACGTTGGCGGGCACCGCCACGACAACACCCAGGGAGTTCCTTGGAGTCCACACCCACGGCAGGTCTTTGATGCAGAACCGCCCaggcagaggtggagcagagcGCAAGCGCCAGCTACGCAGTGCGAGCTGATGGTATCCGTTCGGCTACGTGCACTACCAAAGCGGCGTGAGAGTGTCTGAGTaaagaggtgctgcggccaccgtcttctgtgcgtgcgtgtgcgtcttgCATGATGACAAAGTGCTCACTACTTCTACTAGCGTCCGATGTGCCGCTGACGATCACCGTTTGAACTTCATCTTTCGCTCCGAGCTGAGGGcgctcttgtgtgtgcggctCTTGGCCTGGTGCCCAGCGCCACCGTGCGACGTCCCCCCAACCGCTGCTCATACGTCGTTGCCCATCGTATGGTGGTGATTTTTGTGGACGGAGATGCGGCgtgggtgccgctgctgctgctgcgccactggTGCGCTCTAACAACCCCTCATCGCGGTGCTGGAATGGAAGCCTGTGGTCGTGGTGgcttctgctgctggcgaCCGCGCCGGGCTGCcagcccgctctctctctctctccttcccttgtgtgcgtgttccC encodes:
- a CDS encoding lipophosphoglycan biosynthetic protein (lpg2); its protein translation is MNHSHIVMEAALSVMAYSFCSVSMILVNKLIMNTYDMNFPFGILLLQTGGALMIVTLAKATRFIDYSAFSLDVAKQWLPLTLLFVSMLSTSMKSLGSMSVAAQTIIKNLAVVFIALGDKFLYGKAQTPSVYVSFALMFFGSYLGAKGDKWVTPWGLFWTFLNIAATVLYTLYMKTMLGSVSNSIGRYGPVFYNNLLSLPFFLVMGVGEIMPFATAISETTSLGKLVLVFSVLVSSVMTFSVFWCMSITSPTTMSVIGSLNKIPLTFLGMLVFHQFPTATGYVGIVVALAAGFLYTHLNITANRAKSATDAENHRQQTKMNSSPFAVLAPEEEKNIDTVKSV